One stretch of Streptomyces agglomeratus DNA includes these proteins:
- the istB gene encoding IS21-like element helper ATPase IstB has translation MGHKNTNLSPPLEVPLSRPASSPSTMMTLGCALFATRWLQAPLYFGLVAAQGVYVYKFFNELWHLVDHVISGRADETHVMLAVLKLVDVVMIANLLIMVIVGGYETFVSRIGLQGHRDQPEWLSHVNSNVLKVKLATAIVGISSVHLLQMFVDVHHTPRHDLLWGTVIHMAFIASAAILAYMSGPMAAHEHRGNAAPGTQPVVLPRQRDGTAEEPPSAAEERIGAAGFPTRKVLEMFDDSQLRSPDPQTLVRLGKADFVGRKGNVVFLGAPGTGKTHLAVALGVRACQAGHRVLFATAAEWAARLGEAKAAGRLTKELARLDEYPLLIVDELGYVPLEGEAPHLLFQLVSRRYERASLIVTSDRPFARWDEVFGDAAVASAAVDRLAHHAEVITLDADSYRTRGLEATAVGRRTGTGC, from the coding sequence GTGGGCCACAAGAATACGAATCTCAGCCCACCCCTGGAGGTGCCGTTGTCCCGTCCCGCCTCGTCCCCGTCGACCATGATGACGCTCGGGTGCGCGCTGTTCGCCACCCGGTGGCTCCAAGCACCTCTGTATTTCGGCCTGGTGGCCGCGCAGGGCGTATACGTCTACAAGTTCTTCAACGAGTTGTGGCATCTTGTCGACCACGTCATCAGCGGGCGGGCGGACGAGACCCACGTCATGCTGGCCGTGCTTAAGCTGGTCGACGTAGTGATGATCGCCAATCTGCTGATCATGGTCATCGTCGGCGGGTACGAGACGTTCGTCTCCCGGATCGGGCTACAGGGCCACCGAGACCAGCCGGAATGGCTCTCGCACGTCAACTCCAACGTGCTGAAGGTGAAGCTGGCCACGGCCATCGTCGGCATCTCGTCGGTGCACCTGCTCCAGATGTTCGTCGACGTGCACCACACGCCCCGGCACGACCTGCTCTGGGGGACGGTGATCCACATGGCGTTCATCGCCTCGGCGGCGATCCTCGCGTACATGTCCGGACCCATGGCCGCGCACGAGCACCGGGGGAACGCCGCGCCCGGGACCCAACCGGTGGTCCTGCCACGGCAGCGGGACGGCACGGCCGAGGAGCCGCCCTCGGCGGCGGAGGAGCGGATCGGGGCGGCGGGGTTCCCCACACGCAAAGTGCTGGAGATGTTCGACGACAGCCAGCTGCGATCGCCCGACCCGCAGACGCTCGTACGGCTGGGCAAGGCCGACTTCGTCGGCCGCAAGGGCAACGTGGTGTTCCTCGGCGCTCCCGGGACCGGCAAGACGCACCTGGCCGTGGCGCTGGGCGTACGGGCCTGTCAGGCCGGCCACCGGGTGCTGTTCGCCACCGCGGCCGAATGGGCCGCCCGCCTCGGCGAGGCCAAGGCCGCGGGCCGGCTGACGAAGGAACTCGCGCGGCTGGACGAGTACCCGCTGCTGATCGTGGACGAGCTCGGATACGTACCGCTGGAGGGAGAGGCGCCCCATCTCCTGTTCCAGCTCGTCTCACGCCGTTACGAGCGGGCCTCACTGATCGTCACCAGTGACCGGCCGTTCGCCCGCTGGGACGAGGTGTTCGGCGACGCCGCGGTCGCCTCGGCGGCGGTGGACCGCCTGGCCCACCACGCGGAGGTGATCACCCTCGACGCCGACAGCTACCGGACACGGGGCCTGGAGGCCACGGCCGTCGGGCGGCGCACGGGAACGGGCTGCTGA
- a CDS encoding cysteine hydrolase family protein: MSHRAFSVEALLVVDVQSAFVSGAGAVPEAERLVDRTAELIARARRSGALVVHVQNDGPPGADDEPHTPGWELHHSVEAGPTEVVIRKTHDDGFEGTPLGRLLTDSGVRSLAVCGMMSEMCVQATARTALARGYRVVLPHDAHATHDIPAAPGISERIPAAAVSRVAEWALGSDVEITAHAGDLTFTALPARPAEPAVRTA, from the coding sequence ATGAGTCATCGCGCGTTTTCCGTAGAGGCCCTGTTGGTCGTGGACGTCCAGTCGGCGTTCGTCTCCGGTGCGGGGGCGGTGCCCGAGGCGGAGCGGCTCGTGGACCGGACGGCGGAGCTGATCGCACGTGCACGGAGGAGCGGGGCGCTCGTCGTCCATGTGCAGAACGACGGGCCGCCCGGAGCGGACGACGAGCCCCACACCCCCGGTTGGGAGCTCCATCACTCCGTCGAGGCCGGTCCCACGGAGGTGGTGATCCGCAAGACCCACGACGACGGCTTCGAAGGCACGCCGCTGGGACGCCTGTTGACCGACTCCGGGGTACGGTCGCTCGCCGTCTGCGGCATGATGTCTGAGATGTGCGTACAGGCCACGGCCCGTACAGCCCTGGCACGCGGGTACCGGGTCGTCCTGCCGCACGACGCCCACGCGACGCACGACATCCCGGCGGCGCCCGGGATCAGCGAGCGGATCCCGGCCGCCGCGGTCTCGCGGGTCGCCGAATGGGCCCTGGGCTCGGACGTCGAGATCACCGCCCACGCCGGGGACCTCACGTTCACGGCCCTGCCCGCGCGTCCTGCCGAACCCGCCGTACGGACGGCATGA
- the helR gene encoding RNA polymerase recycling motor ATPase HelR — MTPLTTSAFELPGHLSPKADPALIAGDEQHFAAIAQSLEQAIAELSDRLDAERRAPGGIGREAMERDLEIHRLTARLRALRRFGLDLCLGHMVGADDPEPVYVGRLGLTDSEGRRLLLDWRSPAAEPFFGATHANPMGLASRRRYRWTRGRISDYWDEVFTSDGFAGHAALDDQSAFIASLGSNRSARMRDVLGTIQADQDAIIRAGSRGALVVDGGPGTGKTVVALHRSAYLLYSDPRLGHRKGGVLFVGPSRPYLSYVADVLPSLGEDGVQTCTLRDLVAEGATAALETDPEVALLKSSADMVKAIETAVRYYEEPPTRGMTVTTPWSDVRLTADDWAEAFEAPGPGTPHNEARDVIWDELVTILMDKHDGDVPADQFRRALLHDEELTGTLNRAWPLLEAADLVGDLWSVPAYLRMCAPWLSPDDVRKLRRADAGAWTVSDLPLLDAARQRLGDPEASLRKRRHDAAVAAERERMAGVIDNVLAADDDGEGAVTMLRGQDLRDSLVDDTALPGTDAEPLAGPFAHIVVDEAQELTDAEWQMLLLRCPSRSFTIVGDRAQARDGFTESWRERLERVGLDRIDVASLSINYRTPEEVMAEAEPVIRAVLPDANVPTSIRAGGIPVVHGSVSDLDAVLGTWLAEHADGIACVIGDPAFRATPRVRSLTPQLSKGLEFDLVVLIDPASFGEGIAGAVDRYVAMTRATQRLVILTSS; from the coding sequence ATGACCCCCCTCACCACCAGCGCGTTCGAACTTCCGGGCCACCTCTCCCCCAAGGCCGATCCGGCGCTGATCGCCGGTGACGAGCAGCACTTCGCGGCCATCGCGCAGAGCCTGGAGCAGGCGATCGCCGAACTGTCCGACCGCCTCGATGCCGAGCGCAGGGCGCCCGGCGGCATAGGCCGGGAGGCGATGGAGCGGGACTTGGAGATCCACCGGCTGACCGCTCGCCTGCGCGCACTGCGCCGCTTCGGTCTGGATCTGTGCCTCGGACACATGGTCGGCGCGGACGACCCCGAGCCCGTGTACGTCGGACGGCTCGGCCTTACGGACAGCGAGGGCCGCCGACTGCTGCTCGACTGGCGCTCCCCCGCGGCCGAACCGTTCTTCGGAGCCACCCACGCCAACCCGATGGGGCTGGCCAGCCGCCGCAGATACCGCTGGACCCGAGGGCGGATCAGCGACTACTGGGACGAGGTCTTCACCTCGGACGGGTTCGCCGGGCACGCCGCGCTCGACGACCAGTCCGCCTTCATCGCCAGCCTGGGCAGCAACCGGTCGGCCCGGATGCGAGACGTGCTCGGCACGATCCAGGCCGACCAGGACGCCATCATCCGCGCGGGATCCCGTGGCGCTCTCGTCGTCGACGGCGGTCCCGGTACGGGAAAGACCGTCGTCGCTCTGCACCGCTCCGCCTACCTCCTCTACTCCGACCCCCGCCTGGGCCACCGCAAGGGCGGTGTGCTGTTCGTCGGTCCGAGCCGGCCCTACCTGTCCTACGTCGCCGACGTCCTCCCCAGCCTCGGCGAGGACGGCGTGCAGACCTGCACCCTGCGGGACCTCGTCGCCGAGGGCGCCACAGCAGCGCTCGAGACCGACCCGGAGGTGGCCCTCCTGAAGTCGTCCGCGGACATGGTGAAGGCGATCGAGACGGCGGTCAGGTACTACGAGGAGCCGCCCACCCGGGGGATGACGGTCACGACACCCTGGTCCGACGTCCGGCTGACCGCCGACGACTGGGCCGAGGCGTTCGAAGCACCGGGACCGGGTACGCCGCACAACGAGGCGCGCGACGTGATCTGGGACGAGCTGGTCACGATCCTGATGGACAAGCACGACGGTGATGTCCCGGCCGACCAGTTCCGCAGGGCACTGCTGCACGACGAGGAGCTGACCGGGACCCTCAACCGCGCGTGGCCGCTGCTCGAAGCGGCCGACCTCGTCGGAGATCTCTGGTCGGTACCCGCCTACCTGCGGATGTGCGCTCCCTGGCTGAGCCCCGACGACGTACGGAAGCTGCGGCGCGCGGACGCCGGGGCCTGGACGGTGTCCGACCTGCCGCTCCTGGACGCGGCCCGGCAACGGCTCGGCGACCCGGAGGCGTCGCTGCGCAAGCGCCGGCACGACGCCGCTGTGGCCGCCGAACGCGAGCGCATGGCCGGCGTCATCGACAACGTGCTCGCGGCCGATGACGACGGTGAGGGTGCGGTGACGATGCTGCGCGGACAGGATCTGCGCGACAGCCTGGTCGACGACACGGCGCTGCCGGGCACCGACGCGGAGCCCCTGGCCGGCCCGTTCGCCCACATCGTCGTGGACGAGGCCCAGGAACTGACCGACGCGGAGTGGCAGATGCTGCTGCTCCGGTGCCCGTCCCGGAGCTTCACCATCGTCGGGGACCGTGCCCAGGCCAGGGACGGTTTCACCGAGTCGTGGCGGGAACGGCTCGAGCGGGTCGGACTCGACCGCATCGACGTGGCCTCGCTGAGCATCAACTACCGGACGCCGGAAGAAGTCATGGCGGAAGCCGAGCCGGTCATCCGGGCCGTGCTCCCGGACGCCAACGTGCCGACCTCGATCCGCGCCGGCGGCATTCCCGTCGTACACGGGTCTGTTTCGGATCTGGACGCGGTCCTCGGCACCTGGCTCGCCGAGCATGCCGACGGCATCGCCTGCGTCATCGGTGATCCCGCGTTCCGGGCGACGCCCCGCGTCCGGTCGCTGACCCCGCAGCTGTCGAAGGGGCTCGAGTTCGACCTGGTCGTCCTCATCGACCCCGCATCGTTCGGCGAGGGCATCGCGGGAGCGGTCGACCGCTATGTGGCGATGACCCGAGCGACCCAGCGACTCGTCATCCTCACGAGCTCCTGA
- a CDS encoding glycosyltransferase, with protein MRVLLSTYGSRGDVEPMVGLAVRLRELGAEVRVCAPPDKEFAELLAGVGVELVPVGQPLRAMVAGATAPTVESLPQRAAALITAQFDAVAAAAAGCDALVATGLIPAAAAARSVADQLGIPYTYLTYFPTMLPSPHHPPHPLPGRPLPTDVTDNGALWDLNAHSVQELFGPGLNAHRASIGMPPVDNVRDYVFTDQPWLAADPALGPWRKPADLDVVQTGAWVLPDERPLPAELVAFLDAGAPPVYVGFGSMPMRASKDAARAAIEAIRAQGRRALVSHGWAGLALIDDEDDCFAIGEVNHQALFPRVAAVVHHGGAGTTTTAARAGAPQVVVPQMVDQPYWAGRVAELGIGTAHDGPAPTAESLSAALRTTLTPETRDRARAVAATIRTDGTTVAAKLLLDTIGRERPPVSA; from the coding sequence ATGCGTGTGTTGTTGTCGACGTACGGATCGCGCGGAGACGTCGAACCGATGGTGGGACTCGCGGTGCGGCTGCGCGAGCTGGGCGCCGAGGTACGGGTGTGCGCGCCGCCGGACAAGGAATTCGCGGAGCTGCTGGCGGGTGTCGGCGTGGAGCTGGTGCCAGTCGGCCAGCCGCTGCGCGCGATGGTGGCCGGGGCGACGGCGCCGACGGTGGAGAGCCTGCCCCAGCGCGCCGCCGCGCTGATCACCGCTCAGTTCGACGCGGTCGCCGCGGCGGCCGCGGGATGTGACGCGCTGGTGGCGACCGGCTTGATACCGGCCGCGGCCGCCGCACGGTCGGTGGCCGACCAACTGGGCATCCCTTACACGTACCTGACCTACTTTCCCACCATGCTCCCGTCGCCGCACCACCCGCCGCACCCGCTGCCGGGCCGCCCGCTCCCGACGGACGTGACCGACAACGGTGCGCTGTGGGACCTGAACGCCCACAGCGTGCAGGAACTGTTCGGACCGGGGCTCAACGCGCACCGGGCGTCGATCGGCATGCCCCCGGTGGACAACGTCCGCGACTACGTCTTCACCGACCAGCCGTGGCTGGCGGCCGACCCGGCCCTGGGCCCTTGGCGGAAGCCGGCGGACCTCGACGTCGTACAGACCGGCGCGTGGGTCCTGCCGGACGAACGCCCGCTGCCGGCCGAGCTGGTGGCGTTCCTGGATGCCGGCGCACCACCCGTGTACGTGGGCTTCGGCAGCATGCCCATGAGGGCATCGAAGGACGCCGCCCGGGCCGCCATCGAGGCGATCCGCGCCCAGGGCCGACGCGCACTCGTCTCCCACGGCTGGGCTGGCCTGGCCCTGATCGACGACGAGGACGACTGCTTCGCCATCGGCGAGGTCAACCACCAGGCACTGTTCCCACGGGTGGCCGCCGTCGTGCACCACGGCGGCGCGGGCACCACGACGACAGCCGCCCGGGCCGGCGCTCCCCAGGTGGTCGTACCCCAGATGGTGGACCAGCCGTACTGGGCCGGCCGGGTGGCCGAGCTGGGCATCGGCACAGCACACGACGGTCCCGCCCCGACCGCAGAGTCCCTGTCCGCCGCGCTCCGCACCACCCTGACCCCCGAGACCCGCGACCGGGCGAGGGCCGTGGCCGCCACCATCCGCACCGACGGGACGACAGTGGCCGCGAAGCTGCTGCTCGACACGATCGGCCGGGAAAGGCCGCCGGTGTCCGCGTGA
- a CDS encoding cytochrome P450: MRFDPDRWLDEGQAAALPEGAWVPFGAGKHKCDGDHFALTELTTAVATIARQWRLELSDRQVVRPVARATVRPSTLLMTANPRSGAGRTAA, from the coding sequence TTGCGCTTCGATCCGGACCGGTGGCTGGACGAGGGGCAGGCCGCGGCTCTCCCCGAGGGTGCCTGGGTCCCGTTCGGTGCCGGTAAGCACAAGTGCGACGGTGACCATTTCGCCCTGACCGAGCTGACTACGGCGGTCGCGACGATTGCCAGGCAGTGGCGGCTCGAACTGTCGGACCGACAGGTGGTCCGGCCCGTTGCCCGGGCCACCGTGCGTCCCAGCACGCTGCTGATGACCGCGAACCCCCGCAGCGGAGCAGGCCGGACAGCGGCATGA